The Maylandia zebra isolate NMK-2024a linkage group LG7, Mzebra_GT3a, whole genome shotgun sequence genome contains a region encoding:
- the lcat gene encoding phosphatidylcholine-sterol acyltransferase: protein MGSAGHLSLVLLLAFLLGLHHSSGFWIVNVVFPPPAKPKVPSNSTPPLIIVPGNLGNRLEAKIDKPSLVHWLCYKKTEKWFPLWIDLNMFIPIGVDCWIDNIRLAYNRTTRRSSNSPGVQVRVPGFGQTYSIEYLDYNRLAGYFYTMVEHLVNVGYIRNETVRGAPYDWRVAPNENAEYLAKLQNLVEEMYNQYQEPVYLVGHSMGCHYVLYFLNQQPQAWKDKYIRGFISLGAPWGGAVKVLKVLASGENDGLSMISNLKIREEQRMVTTNAWMLPLEGIWPSDHVFISTPNFNYTTKDYQRFFKDIDNEEGWYMLEDTKNLTSDLHPPGVEVWCMYGMGLPTAVTNIYDEVFPNGDPVDFVYADGDGTVDTFSMSLCKRWVGKQEKPVHITEFRGLFHLDMVFHEKVLNQIQDILEGKSDTPTEVDVRTDTEYRRSGV from the exons ATGGGATCCGCAGGACACTTGAGCTTAGTGCTGCTGCTTGCATTTCTGCTGGGGCTTCATCACTCCTCAGGTTTCTGGATCGTCAACGTTGTCTTTCCTCCCCCAGCCAAACCTAAAGTACCCAGCAACAGCACTCCTCCACTTATTATCG TACCGGGGAACCTGGGGAACCGTCTGGAAGCCAAAATAGACAAGCCGTCGCTGGTCCACTGGCTGTGCTACAAGAAAACTGAGAAATGGTTCCCACTGTGGATCGACCTCAACATGTTCATACCCATAGGTGTGGACTGCTGGATCGATAACATCAG ACTCGCTTACAACAGGACAACTCGGCGGTCATCCAACTCACCCGGGGTGCAGGTGCGAGTGCCTGGATTTGGGCAGACCTATTCCATTGAATATCTTGACTATAACAGACTGGCTG GTTACTTTTACACCATGGTGGAACATCTGGTCAACGTGGGCTACATCCGAAACGAGACCGTCCGCGGAGCACCGTATGATTGGAGAGTAGCTCCTA ATGAGAATGCAGAGTACTTAGcaaagctgcaaaacctggttgaGGAGATGTACAACCAGTATCAGGAGCCTGTCTACCTGGTGGGACACAGCATGGGATGCCACTATGTCCTCTACTTCCTCAACCAGCAGCCTCAAGCCTGGAAGGACAAATACATCAGAGGCTTCATTTCTCTAGGAGCGCCATGGGGGGGTGCAGTAAAAGTACTCAAGGTCCTGGCTTCAG GAGAAAATGATGGCCTCTCGATGATTTCGAACCTAAAGATTCGGGAGGAGCAGAGGATGGTAACCACCAATGCGTGGATGCTTCCTCTAGAGGGCATCTGGCCAAGTGACCACGTATTCATCTCCACGCCGAACTTTAACTACACTACAAAGGACTACCAACGGTTTTTCAAAGACATTGATAATGAGGAAGGCTG GTATATGTTGGAGGACACCAAGAACCTCACTAGTGATCTCCACCCTCCTGGCGTCGAGGTATGGTGTATGTATGGCATGGGCCTTCCAACTGCCGTAACAAACATCTACGACGAGGTCTTTCCCAACGGGGACCCAGTGGACTTTGTTTATGCCGATGGAGACGGCACGGTGGACACGTTCAGCATGAGTTTATGCAAACGCTGGGTGGGGAAGCAGGAAAAGCCCGTCCATATCACAGAGTTCAGAGGGCTGTTCCATCTGGATATGGTGTTTCACGAAAAGGTGCTCAACCAAATCCAGGACATCCTGGAGGGCAAATCGGACACACCCACAGAGGTTGATGTCAGAACTGACACTGAATACAGGCGTTCAGGAGTTTGA
- the usb1 gene encoding U6 snRNA phosphodiesterase 1 isoform X2, with protein MLVGYSSSSSEEDGEAGGEAEGAKNQSETTCRKCQEEDDGLPTRKKPKTEEESRKSRLPLPGCVLTMFPDEVDSQTEDSSLHGGRIRSFKHERGNWASYVYFPYHPEEEFGELLDGILSAACARGVVLTVQDEFHLSLSQTVVLRHHWIQPFTQSLKSSLTGCKRTFLGMEVSTGHAQMLDLIRAVDRTMTEFRLETFYKDPSFHVSLAWCVGDQTVQMEECMQELQSLVDDHEDGPFVLRLDCSELRCRTGNKTFRFALES; from the exons ATGTTGGttggctacagcagcagcagctcggaGGAGGACGGTGAGGCTGGCGGTGAAGCTGAAGGAGCGAAAAATCAGAGTGAAACTACCTGCCGAAAGTGCCAAGAGGAAGATGATGGTTTGCCAACgaggaaaaaacccaaaactgaGGAAGAGAGCCGCAAATCAAG ACTGCCTCTCCCTGGCTGTGTCTTGACCATGTTTCCAGATGAGGTGGACTCACAGACTGAAGACAGCTCTCTTCATGGTGGACGCATCCGCTCCTTCAAGCATGAAAGAGGAAACTGGGCTAGCTACGTTTATTTCCCAT ATCATCCTGAAGAGGAGTTTGGGGAGCTGTTGGATGGGATTCTCTCAGCAGCATGTGCCCGGGGTGTGGTTTTGACTGTGCAGGATGAGTTCCACCTCAGCCTGTCCCAGACAGTGGTGCTCAGACACCACTGGATCCAGCCGTTCACACAGAGCCTCAAGTCAAGTCTTACAGGCTGCAAAAG GACATTCCTGGGGATGGAAGTGTCAACTGGGCATGCTCAGATGTTGGATCTGATCCGAGCTGTTGACAGGACGATGACAGAGTTTCGCCTGGAGACTTTCTACAAG GATCCATCCTTCCACGTGAGTCTGGCCTGGTGTGTGGGAGACCAGACAGTGCAGATGGAGGAGTGCATGCAGGAGCTGCAG AGTCTAGTAGACGACCACGAAGACGGACCATTTGTGTTGAGGCTGGACTGCTCGGAGCTTCGCTGCAGGACGGGAAACAAGACTTTCCGTTTTGCTCTGGAATCCTAA
- the usb1 gene encoding U6 snRNA phosphodiesterase 1 isoform X1, with the protein MLVGYSSSSSEEDGEAGGEAEGAKNQSETTCRKCQEEDDGLPTRKKPKTEEESRKSRLPLPGCVLTMFPDEVDSQTEDSSLHGGRIRSFKHERGNWASYVYFPYHPEEEFGELLDGILSAACARGVVLTVQDEFHLSLSQTVVLRHHWIQPFTQSLKSSLTGCKRFVCSAERLRVYSNAEKTRTFLGMEVSTGHAQMLDLIRAVDRTMTEFRLETFYKDPSFHVSLAWCVGDQTVQMEECMQELQSLVDDHEDGPFVLRLDCSELRCRTGNKTFRFALES; encoded by the exons ATGTTGGttggctacagcagcagcagctcggaGGAGGACGGTGAGGCTGGCGGTGAAGCTGAAGGAGCGAAAAATCAGAGTGAAACTACCTGCCGAAAGTGCCAAGAGGAAGATGATGGTTTGCCAACgaggaaaaaacccaaaactgaGGAAGAGAGCCGCAAATCAAG ACTGCCTCTCCCTGGCTGTGTCTTGACCATGTTTCCAGATGAGGTGGACTCACAGACTGAAGACAGCTCTCTTCATGGTGGACGCATCCGCTCCTTCAAGCATGAAAGAGGAAACTGGGCTAGCTACGTTTATTTCCCAT ATCATCCTGAAGAGGAGTTTGGGGAGCTGTTGGATGGGATTCTCTCAGCAGCATGTGCCCGGGGTGTGGTTTTGACTGTGCAGGATGAGTTCCACCTCAGCCTGTCCCAGACAGTGGTGCTCAGACACCACTGGATCCAGCCGTTCACACAGAGCCTCAAGTCAAGTCTTACAGGCTGCAAAAG GTTCGTGTGCTCGGCAGAGAGACTGCGCGTGTACTCTAATGCAGAGAAAACGAG GACATTCCTGGGGATGGAAGTGTCAACTGGGCATGCTCAGATGTTGGATCTGATCCGAGCTGTTGACAGGACGATGACAGAGTTTCGCCTGGAGACTTTCTACAAG GATCCATCCTTCCACGTGAGTCTGGCCTGGTGTGTGGGAGACCAGACAGTGCAGATGGAGGAGTGCATGCAGGAGCTGCAG AGTCTAGTAGACGACCACGAAGACGGACCATTTGTGTTGAGGCTGGACTGCTCGGAGCTTCGCTGCAGGACGGGAAACAAGACTTTCCGTTTTGCTCTGGAATCCTAA
- the pla2g15 gene encoding lysosomal phospholipase A and acyltransferase: MAGWHRVTAFCVGLLLMLLSAPSSEKPAGKCLGEKPRPSPKPPVVLIPGDLGNQLEAMLDKPTVVHYICYKKTDTYFTLWLNLELLVPVAIDCWIDNIRLIYNQTTHTTSSPPGVDIRVPGFGKTFSVEYLDPSKRSVGMYFFSIVQALVDWGYTRDDDVRGAPYDWRKAPNENKDYFLALQKMIEEMVEKAGEPVVLIAHSMGNLYTLYFLNQQPQAWKDRYIKAFVSLGAPWAGVVKTLRVVISGDNDRIPVISPLRIRSQQRSAVSTNWLFPFVRSWPKDKVFVQTPTANYTVQDYHRLYSDINFEDGWMMQQDTESLVADFTPPGVPVHCLYGVGISTPEAFQYSEKFPDVEPTVLTGEGDGTVNLYSALQCKRWIGKQKQPVTLVELPQNEHVDMLLNVTTVDYIKKVVFSP, translated from the exons ATGGCGGGTTGGCACCGGGTAACTGCCTTCTGTGTCGGGCTTTTATTAATGCTGTTGTCGGCACCCAGCTCCGAGAAACCGGCGGGGAAATGTCTCGGCGAAAAGCCTCGTCCATCCCCCAAACCCCCGGTCGTCCTCA TTCCAGGAGATCTGGGAAACCAGCTGGAGGCGATGCTGGACAAACCCACTGTGGTCCATTACATCTGCTACAAGAAGACTGACACATACTTCACACTGTGGCTCAACCTGGAGCTGCTGGTGCCTGTAGCCATAGACTGCTGGATAGACAACATTAG GCTGATCTACAACCAGACCACACACACCACCTCTTCCCCACCAGGTGTGGACATCCGCGTCCCTGGGTTCGGGAAGACCTTCTCAGTGGAGTACCTGGATCCAAGCAAACGCAGTGTGG gaaTGTATTTCTTCAGTATAGTGCAGGCACTGGTAGACTGGGGTTACACCAGAGATGATGATGTGAGAGGAGCACCCTATGATTGGAGGAAAGCGCCCA ATGAGAATAAAGATTATTTCTTGGCGCTGCAAAAGATGATTGAAGAGATGGTGGAGAAGGCTGGAGAGCCCGTGGTGCTCATCGCGCACAGCATGGGCAACCTGTACACTCTGTACTTCCTtaaccagcagccacaggcttGGAAAGATCGGTACATCAAGGCTTTCGTCTCTCTCGGAGCGCCGTGGGCCGGCGTAGTGAAGACCTTACGTGTGGTCATCTCTG GTGATAATGACCGCATCCCAGTGATCAGCCCGCTCAGGATTCGCTCCCAGCAACGTTCTGCTGTCTCCACCAACTGGCTGTTTCCCTTTGTCCGCTCCTGGCCCAAAGAtaag GTCTTTGTCCAGACACCTACCGCCAACTACACTGTGCAGGACTACCATCGCCTCTACTCTGACATCAATTTTGAGGACGGCTGGATGATGCAGCAGGACACAGAATCGCTGGTGGCTGACTTCACACCCCCCGGCGTGCCTGTCCACTGTCTGTACGGTGTAGGCATTTCCACTCCTGAAGCATTTCAGTACTCAGAAAAATTCCCAGACGTGGAGCCCACAGTGTTGACCGGTGAGGGGGACGGGACGGTGAACCTGTACAGTGCCCTCCAGTGCAAACGCTGGATAGGAAAGCAGAAGCAGCCTGTGACGTTGGTTGAACTTCCACAAAATGAGCACGTTGACATGCTGCTCAATGTGACAACTGTGGACTATATTAAGAAAGTGGTGTTTTCTCCGTGA